CCGTTTCTTCTATGTCAACCCGCTCGCCGCGGACGGCGCACGGCCGTTCAACCATGGGCACGCCGGTCGCGCTCCGTGGTTCGGCACCGCTTGCTGCCCGACGAACCTCGCGCGCCTCATTCCGCAAGTACCGGGGATGATTTTCGCTAGCGACGACTCGGGGCTCTATCTCGGCCTCTACGCCGCAAGCCGCACGAAACTCTCACTTGCCGGCACGCCCACGGAGGTAGTCGAAACGACGAAGTATCCGTACGATGGCCGCGTCGAAGTCACGCTGCGGCCCGAGCGGCCGACGAAGTTCGCCGTGCGATTGCGCGTGCCAACATGGACGGCCGATCGTTTCGTTCCAGGAGAGCTGTACCACTACGCAAACTCAAACGAATCCGCCCCGCCGATAAGTGTCAAAGTGAACGGCGCGGAGGTGAAGTTTCAAACGACAAAGGGCTTTGCCATCGTCGAGCGCGAGTGGCAGGCCGACGACCGCATCGAGTTGCTGCTACCGATGCCGGTGCGTGCGAGTCGCTGTCGGAACGAAGTCGCCGCCGACCGCGGCCGCATTGCGGTGACGCGGGGGCCGCTCGTCTACTGCGCCGAGTCGCCTGACAACCAGGGGCACGTCTTTAATTACCTCGTCAGCGCTGAAAACGTCGCGGACAGCGCAAACGAGAAGTTCGTTTCGATCGCCGGCGCCGAAGTTCTTAGCCTTTCGGTTGATGCGATACGTTCCACCAAGGCGGAGTCGCTGGAAGCCGCGCGGCTCACGCTCATCCCTTACTTTGCGTGGGACAATCGCGGGACCGCCTCGATGGAGGTATGGATCCCCGCCAACGAGGCGACGCTTCGCGCGAACGAAATCAAGGTGAGCGACAACGCCGAGCAATTTAAGTCGGCCCACGCCAGTCACACGTTCGATCAAGATCGCGAAGCGGCGATTATCGACGGCCGACTGCCGAAGAATTCATTCGACACGACCATTCCCCGTTGGACGAGTTGGCCCGAGCGAGGCAAGCCGCAAACCGTGGAGCTTGAGCTAGCCAAGCCGACCGACATTCGCACCGTCGAAGTCTACTGGTACGACGACCGCGGCGGCGTTCAGGCGCCGGAGAGTTGGATGATGGAGACCTACGCCGACGGGCAGTGGGCGCCGTTTGCTCTCTACAACACCGATGCCTATGGCGTGGCAACCGATCAGTTCAACGTCGTTCATCCTGCCGCGCCGCTTACAGCGGAGCGGCTGCGGCTGAACATCCAGCCACGGCCCGATGCGGCGGCGGGAATCTTGGAAGTGGTCGTCACGCCGGAGAACTGATCCGTAGCGCTGCCGCCCGCGATACGAATCACTTCGCGAGCGGAAATTCAAATCGATTCTCACCGTCTACCGTCACCTTGGCGCTTAGCTCGCTGGCGTCGGTCGTCGCATATTTCGGAGGCAAAACATTCTTGGGAGGGATATTTGGCGCTGACTGCTCCGGCGTCGCTTGCAGTTTAGTAATAGCGACTTTGTAGTCGCCAGGCGGAAGACCTAGCTTCGCGGTCTTTCCCATGTCGAGATTGATTTTCATCTCAAACGTTCCGTCGGGCCGAGTTATTGTCTGAGCACCGGAAATACCTGCGTCAGGCGACGTTGGCGTAAATTGTACGATCGCTCCATCGACGGGAGCGCCGGCGAGCGTGACCACGCCGGTGACAGGATACGTCTCGGGGCCAGCGGATTTTGCACCGCACCCAATCGTAGGGAGTGTGATCAGCAACAGTGACAGTAGCGTCCAGACGGCGTCTCGCATCGCTTCTCCCAAGCCGCTTGGCTTCCCGTTGATACGTCCGTTCGGCGTACAGATCAGAACGATTCTGTAACGTTTTCGCTATCAGAACGAGCGCCGAGCCGTTGGTAATTCGTATAGTCGATCGATTCGCTCAGAAAATGAGTCGACCCGTCGCAGAACACGAAGTTCGCCCCGCCGGCATGACGCGACTTGAACCCGTGAGCAGTGCTGAAGTCCTTATCCCACCGACGGCAAATCTCCGTCCTGCCCACGATCTCTGGATCAGTTTCGAAGTTGATCGGCCCGGTCGTCGCAAACCACATTCCCTCTGAGAGCGTCCAACCGTGAACCCAGTTGAAACCCGACGTCGATGGGCGAATCTCGCCCATCATGATCGTATTGGAAGTTCCATCTTCGATTTCTCGAATTGACGCCGCCCAGGCACTGCGGCCGAAGACGCCGCTGATCGTCGCGGGGTCCGGACAGTCTCCACGCGGATTGCCTGTTTGACCGCAAGCATTGGGAAGAGAGGTGGTGTTGAACCAATCGTCGCCGGGATAGATAGGGCTCATTCCGTAGACGCTTCCCGAGTAACCGACAAGGGTCTTAATATTGCACCCTTGCCACCCCATCAACTGAGCTCCCATCGAACCGCAGTAATTTGTGGTTGCGACGGGGCCCGGGCGATTATCAGCAAGGTAGAGCCAATCGTTCTCAAGGCCCGTGCCTCGATCAGGCAAAACGACGCCTGTCTTGTCATCGCTCGGGCAAGTAAGAATTGCGAGCGGCAGTTGCCTCAGAGGCACTCCCTGCACCAATTGATCTCCCGGAACGTTCGCCGCCTTGGGGCTCAAGTCGATTTGACCGTACAAGCCAGTTGCTTCTACGTACGGCGTCACCATCACGAGATGGGATGCCAAATCACGCCGGCCGGCCGTGCCGTTCTTATTCCACACGTATTGTTCGTTCTGAGCAAACCGCTTTTTCGCCGACTCATGGTTCAACATCCCCAAGCCCAACTGCTTGAGGTTGTTCGTGCACTGGCTTCGCCGCGCCGCTTCACGCGCGGCCTGGACCGCGGGGAGCAGGAGTGCGACGAGCACGCCGATAATGGCGATGACGACGAGTAGTTCAACGAGCGTGAACGCCCGCGACCGCTGCTTCTCGCGTCCAACGCGTGAAATCAACGCAACACTAGCGGATGAACAATACGGAAACGCGACCATCGCTTGCACTCCAACTGAGGGGTGATTTGCAAACCGAGGCCGCTTGCATCACTGCAAGCGATGATTCGAAGAGAGTTGAGCGATCATTCGCTCGTATGAACAGACGCCGAGAAGACGCTCTTCATTATAACGAAACCATTGCTATCGCCAAAGGTTTCGCATTGTCGATCCGTCGCGAAACAATTCCTTTTAGTACGCTATTAATCGAGAAGCGCTATCGTGCGAGCCCTGCATTGCGAGCAAATGCGGTCACCCACCTTGCGATATCAGACAGAGGTCGCGCCTGCCGCCCCAATCTGGCATGGACAGTTCGCCGTATTCAAGCTGCTCCACAGTGCAGATGCAGCGAAAGATGCTCTGGCCGCGGGCGGTTCCGTCTAATCCGGAATTTTGCCGAATCTTGGAATATTCAATGTAAGAGGAGGGCAAGCAGTTGCACATGCTCACGCAACTGCCTACGACGCGGCCGCCTCAACGGAGCGGCGTTCGACCGACGCCTGCCCCGAGGGGTAGGCCACCAATACCCGGCATGGCGCCGTTTGGATGACACGGAGCGTGACGCCGCGGCTGAGGCGCCACGGACGGGGGCGATCGCTGGCGCCGAGCACAATGACGTCGATTTCTTGCTCCAGAGCGTAGGCGGCAATCTCCGCCGCGACTTCTCCCGACCGCCAAGCGAATGACGCCTGCAGTTTGCCGCTCCAGGCGTCGGGAATCATCCGCTTCATTTGGCGGATGGCGGAGCCTTCGAGCCGGCGAAGTTGCAATTCCTGATCTTCGTGTGAAGCGGCCGGTCCCGCCGGCGTCCGCAGCACGGAGTGGAGAAGGCCGATCGCGTCGAGCCCTGTTCGTTCGGGGACGACCAGCGGCGTCCTCGGCGAAACATGCAGGAATGTTACGTCGGCGCCCCACTGAGTCGCCAGTTCGATGGCCGTCAATCGCGACCGATGCGAGTCATCGTCGAAATTGACCGGCGCCAAAACCTTGAGCGGCCTCGGTCTGCTGGCTTCGTCACTCCCGGCAGAATTCCAGTCGACGATCTCGTGCGAGCGGGGCATAGAAACGCTTCCTAGGAGCAGCCTCGACTCGTCAGGCATCGTCGATGGGCGCGGCAAAAACCAATGGAGAGGAGCGGCCAGTCGTTTAGCCGCTCCTCTCTTCTAAACTTCTAGCGACCGGCGGAAGCCAATTGGTGACCGACCCCCTGGCTGTCGGCATCGAACTTACGGCGGCCGTTCTTCATCGAGACGACCGCGTCGGCAGCGTCCTCTTCTGACGATCCGTCGTCGGCATGCTCCAGCGCCATCACGTTGCGCTGGATCTTGTCGCCAATATCTCCCAGCGGGAGATGGCTCAGGCGACGCACCGAGAATGGATTCTCAAGCTCAATGCCGATCTGGTCGAGCGACAGTAACGGGAATGCGACCAACATCGTAAGAAACGGAGTCAGCATCCCGGACTTGTCGACGATCGCCAGCGGCAACATCGCGAGATACAAGAAAATGAAGTGGCGGACCTTGATCGACATCACTTTCGCCAGCGGCGTGGCAAGAATCCGTTCGCAGGCGCCAATGTGGTCAATCAACTGCGCCCGTTGGTCGTCGGCGCGCATGAAGGCAAAGCCGTCCATCGCTTCGCTCTTGCGGGCGGACTGCAACATCTGCGCAACCTGGAGCGAGCAGTAGAGGGGAGCGTGATCCGCCCGCTCCAGCTGTTCGATCTCTTCCGGGGTCATCAGATCGTCGATATCCGAGAAGTCAGTTTCGCCGCGCAACGTGTGGCGCGCCAGATGAGGGAACACGGCGGTCCAGCGGAGGAACCGATTACGCCAGGCCGCATCGTCGGGCCCGTAGGCGATGCCGACGACGCCAAGGTTCCGCGATTGATTGACGATGCCGCCCCACAACTTGCGACCTTCGTACCAACGGTCGTAGCCGGAGTTGGTGCGCAACACGAGCACGAGCGCCAGAATGGCGCCAATGATTTCGTACGGCGCGACGCCAAGCCCGGTCCGGACATGGGTGTAAGTGGCTACCCACCACACGAGGGCGCCATACAACCCGAAGACCGCCACTCGCTTCAGAATGAACGGCGTGACCGAGCCGCTGAGAGCTACGACCTCACGCCAAAAATCTCTCCGCTCCATATATCTATCCGCCCGTTGCCTGGTTCAGTTTTGTTGAGCCCGACCAGCTGCATCATGAAGCGACGCTGAGCGGGCCGGGGTGGGTTTAGAACGCAACGCAGCAATCGTGCCGATTTGCGAAGGGCTAGCGGCGCCCGCAAAACCTGCGATCTAGGCTTCGCAAATTGCCGAAAAGCCTCGGATGCCTGGGGATCCGCCGCTGTGAACCGCAGCGTGTGAGCATTCAGATCGCCAGAATCTGTACATCGCTTCGAGGGCCTGTACAGATTCTGGTCGCGCCTCGGGGGCGCGGAATCAGCTCAATCGCGGGCCGTTTCAGGACGCGAAGGTACGCTTCCGCCAATTTCGAGCTCACTGAGCCGGTTGCGGAGCGTCGTCCGCGAGATGCCCAGCACCTGGGCCGCCTGCACCTGATTGCCGTCGACGTGGGCCAGCACTTGGTCAAGCAAAATGCGGTCGACCGCGCTGTGGATGTCGCGGTAGAGATTGCGATCGGTCCGCGCGAGTTGGTCTCGCACCATCGAGGCGATTGCGGCGACGCCGTCGGCGGGGCCGGCAGTCGACCCCGTTTCGTCATGGTCGCCGCGCACGATCGGCGGCAGCGAACCGGAAGTGATCGCATCGCCGACGGCATGGAGTAGGGCGTACTTCACGACCGCCTGCAATTCGCGAACGTTGCCGTACCAGCGGTACATCTCCAGCCGCCGCATCGCTTCGGGCGAGACGACGCGGACTTGCCTTCCCAGTTCGCGGTTAAAGATAGAGACGAAATGGGAGACGAGCGGTTCAAGATCTTCCAGCCGTTCGCGTAGCGGAGGAACGTCGATGACGAACCCGCGGAGCCGGTAGTAGAGGTCTTCGCGGAACGTTCCTTCGGCGACCATCGCCTCGAGGTTGCGATTAGTGGCGGCGATAATGCGAACGTTGGCGCGGAGCGTTTCGTTGCTGCCGACGCGCTGAAAGCTGCCGTCCTGCAGCAGACGCAGAACCTTCGCCTGCATGACGCCCGACATGTCGCCGATCTCGTCGAGAAACAGCGTGCCGCCGTCGACTTGCTCGAACTTGCCGATGCGGAGGCGATCGGCCCCGGTGAACGAGCCCTTCTCGTGGCCAAACAGCTCGCTTTCGAGAATCGTCTCGGAGATGGCGGCGCAGTTGATCGCGAGAAACGGGCCGGCCGCGCGGGCGCTGTGCGCGCAAATTGCCTCGGCGATCAGTTCCTTGCCGCAGCCGCTTTCGCCTTGAATGAGTACGGTGATGTCTTGCTGCGCAACGCGGCCGATCGCTTTGAAGACTTCTTGGATGGCGGGGGAGTGGCCGACGATCCGCTGCTGCGAACGGGGCTCCTCGTTGGCGAGAATCGTCGATTCATCATTCGTGCGACTGATCTCGAGCGCACGTTCCACATGCTCGCGGAGCTTGTCGAGTTCGATCGGCTTGAGCAGATACTCGTACGCCCCGCGTTTCATCGCCTCGACGGCGGTTTCCATGCTCGAATACGCCGTGATGATGATCACGGGGATGCGGGGATCGATGGCATGGATCTCAGTGAAAACGTCGAGCCCCGAGGCGTCGGGGAGACGAACATCGAGGATGACCGCATGGGGCTGCTCGGAGCGAACGAGTTCGATCCCCTGAGCGGCCGTGCCTGCATTGAGCACTTCAAGCGAGTCGTGCCGAAGCGCTTTGGTCATCGAGTAGAGAAGGTTCGGCTCGTCGTCGATGATGAGAAGTTTCTGAATCATGGGGCCTCTGCAGCGTCTCCGGTCGCACTCACGATTTTACATTCTCATTCGGCAGCGGAAGCTCGATCACCAAGACCGCGCCGCTATAGTCGCCGCGACCGAGGGCCAGTTCGCCGCCGTGCGAGCGGACAATTCGTTGGCTGACGGCAAGCCCCAATCCCATGCCGGTCTCTTTCGTGCTGTAGAAGGGCTCGAAAATCCTGGTCGCTTCGCGGGGGCCGATGCCAGCTCCGTCGTCAGCGACCTTGATACGACAGGCGGGGCGTGTGCCGTCGGCGGTCGACTCGATGGTAATCCAAATGTTGCCCCCGTTCGGCGCTGCGTGGATCGCGTTGATCAACAGATTGAGCACCACCTGTCGAATCCGCGTCGCGTCGATCTCAAGCATCACCGGCTCCGCCGGCAGGTTGCAATGGAGCGATACGTCGCGTGCATCGGCCTGCCGATGAACGAAGTCGACGGTGCTTTCGACGATACCGCGGACGTCGACGATCGCCCGCTGAAGCGGCGTCGGACGGGCGAAGTCGAGAAACTCGGTCAGTAACTGCTCCAGTCGGCGGATCTCATCGTCGAGAATCTGCAGGTCGCGGCCGTCGAGACGCCCCGCGTCTTGCTGCTGTCGAGCCGTTTGGACTAGCATCTTCATCGCCATGAGCGGATTGCGAATCTCGTGCGCCAGGCCGGCCGCAAGTTGGCCGAGACTCGCCAGCTGATCGGCGCGAACGATCTCGCGATGCCGGGCATGGAGTTGCTCGACGACTTCAGTCACTTCCGTGGAGACGCGTTGCAGGGCAGGGCCGAGGTCGTCGAGGTCCAGCTTGGTGGAAACGACGACGTCGCCAGCCACTTCGCTTAGTTTGCCCGCGACGTTCTGCATGGGGATGCGGAGTTCGACGAGCGATTTGTGGATCGTTCGTGCGATGGCGTAGCCGGCGGCAAGCGCGGCTAGGGAACCGAAGACGCCTAAGAACAGCAGCATCCGAGCGAGCTTCTGCGATTGATTCGCCGCCTCCTGACGATTGGCTTCGAGAAGGGCTTCGTCGGCGCTCAGATACTCGCGAGCCGGGGGCAACACGTGCTCGGCGAGAATTGCTTCAGCCTGTTCCGCGAGCGCAATTTTTTCATCGTCCAGGCTCGGCGTCTTCGCCAACAGGTCCATATGCCGATAGAACATCCCGAGCCCGTCGTGGACCTGCAGAATCAACTGCTCTTCCTTGCGTGTGTGGGCCGCGGCTTCGGCACGGTGGAGCCAGACATCAATGTCGGCACGTTCCGTCTTGAAGGCTTTCAGGTCGGTGAACTTGGTTTGTTCAAGTTCCGTCAGATTGTTTCGCCAGAGGTACAGGTCGAGTTGGTGGCGGAGCTCCTGAATGTGAAGTTCCAATTCCACCGCAGCGCGAATGCTCGCGACGTTCTGCGAAAGTATTTCCTCCGAGCGATTCTGCAGTTGCTTCACATGCCACGCACCATAGCTTGCTAGGACCAATAGCAACAAGCTGACGACGATGATCAGAACGTTGATCCGATCAGCGGTGCGAATTCGTTGGCCAAGTTTGTATGTGAAGGGGTTCATCAGCAATCCTCCACACTAGGTCAACGAATAGTCCGCAGCGCTGCTCAACTTCGGCAGAACGCTAATTCTTCCGCTTCCCGGCTGCTGCCTTACCAGGTACGCGCGGATCGTGGACGCCGATGAACTGCCCCTTCTCGTCAATCTCGATCGCCTGCGCGACAGCGCCGGAATCGATCAGATCAATTTTGTGTCCGCGCTTCTCAAGCTCTTTGACGATCTCGTCGGGCATCTTCTTTTCGACCGTCAGCACATCGGGCATCCACTGCTGGTGGATACGCGGCGAGCCGACGGCATCGGCGAGCGACTGGTCGAAATCGAGCCGCCGTAAAATCGCCAGCAGCACGGAGGTAATGATCTTCGGCCCGCCCGCGGCGCCGACGGTCATCACCGGCTTGCCGTCTTTGAGCACAATCGTCGGAGTCATGCTCGAGAGAGGCCGCTTGCCCGGAGCCACCGCGTTGTTCTCCGCGCCGATCAACCCGAAAGCATTCGGTTTACCCGGCTGCGCGGAGAAATCATCCATCTCGTTATTCAGCACGATGCCCGTGCCGGGAACGATCACCTTCGAGCCGAAGGTGGTGTTCACGGTCGCCGTGATCGCCACCCAATTGCCATCGCTGTCAGCGGCAGTGATGTGCGTGGTGTGCTTCTTGCCGAAGACGTCTTCAGCCGCGGCGGGCGGCTCGCCGTGGCTCGGAACCGCCGTGGCTTTCTTCGGGTCAATCCGCTCGGCCAGCGCGACGGCATACCCCTTGTCGATCAGCCCGCGCGGCACGCCGACTTCATCGGGGTCGCCCAACCAGTAGGCGCGGTCGGCGAACGCGAGTTTCATCGCCTCGGCGATCAGATGAATCGCTTGGGCTGGGTTGTCCTTGTATTCCTTCTTCAGATCGAACGTTTCCAGCATGTTCAGCATCTGGGCGACGTGCACGCCCCCCGAACTCGGCGGCGGAAAACCGACGATTGTCCAGTCGCGGTAGGTCGTCTTGAGCGGCTCGCGTTCGACTGGCTGATAACTAGCGAAGTCAGCTGCAGTGATAATCCCGCCGTTGTCGGTCATCCACCGGGCCACTTTTTCCGCATATGGGCCACGATAGAACCAATCGGTTCCTCCCTCGGCCATCGCTCGGTAGGAGCGAGCGAGATCTGGCTGCTTGAGGACGTCTCCTTCTTCGTAGGCGCCGCCATCGGCTTGCAGCAACGCTCCACGGCTGCCGGCGAACTTGTCGAGCGTTTTGGCCGAGGCGCTGAGCTTGCCGGCGTAGATTCGATCAATCGGGAATCCGTCTTCCGCAATCTTCGCGGCAGGCAGCAGTAATTCTTTGATCGGCAACTTGCCATATTTCGACACGGCTAAATCGTAAGCAGCGAAGGCTCCCGGAATGCCAATCGCGAGCGGCCCCGTCTGGCTTAGTTCAGGCACTGCCTCGCCATCGCGGAGGAACATGTCGCGCGTGGCAGCGGCTGGCGCCTCTTCACGACCGTCGATGGCGACGAGCGTGCCGTCCGCCAGATGGATCAAGATGAAGCAGCCGCCGCCGAGGCCCGAGTTATGGTTATCGACGACGCCCAGAGTCACGGCAGTGGCAACTGCGGCGTCGATGGCGTTCCCGCCGGCCTCGAACGCCGCCACTCCCGCTTCGGTCGCCAGCGGCTGCACCGAAGCGACCATGCAAACCGCCGTCTTTTCCGAGGCGGCCGCTGATGCGGCAGCCTTCTTCTCCTTCGGCGGAGCAGCCGACTGCGCACAACCGCAGACGAGCAGCAGGGAGGGAAGAATCAAGGCGATCCGCACAAGAGGCGACGTGGCTGCGAGTTTCATCACGGTTTAGAATGATCCTGGGGGCGACGAAGACAGGTGCTGGATTGTAGGCGATACGAGCCAAGGCTGAAAATGACGCGAATCATCCTAACGTGCGGATTGCTGATGCTCTGGTCGCCTGGCCTCGCGCCGCTACAAGCGGCGCAACCCGCAAAACCGGGCGACGACGTCGTGGCAGCAGCACGAGAGATTCCCGACGGCGGGACCTACGTTTGGGCCGGCGAAAGCGGCGTTCCGCACGACATTCGCCACGACGGCGCGCTGATTCTCAAAGCCCAAAAGAAAGGGACGTTCTGCAGCGGCTTTACCTTCACGGTCGCTATGGAGGCCGCCCGCGACCGCGGATTACTCCGCGGAAAGAGCGCCGACGCCGTACGACAATTCCAACAGGAGTGGTATGGCTCGAGCGAAGAAGCGGCTGAACGCCAGTGCGCTCTGGCTGTCGAGCGGCTGGGCATCGGCCACGAAGTGAAGTCGCTGGACGAAGTCCAGCCGGGCGATTTCGTCCAAATTTGGCGGACGAACAAGACAGGCCACAGCGTGCTCTTTCTGGAATGGGTGCGCGAAGGGGGCGAAGCGGTGGGCATCAAGTACCGCAGTTCGCAGAAGTCGACCGACGGCGTCGGCGACCGCGTCGAGTACTTCGCCGACGCCCAAGGGCACGACGGCAAGGTCGATCGCCGGCGGATCTACATCGCCCGTCTCGACCCGAAGCTCGAGTAGCCGACGGGCGAGTTGCACTTCACCGCAGCGGGCTGAAAATGCGCATGTCGCCCAAAAGGCTGCGCAGAAGCGAGCAATTACTCGCGTTCTTTTGTTTCGAAAATGGCCGCGGCGATTACAATGCGCAGTGGGTCGTTGCGCAGCCGTGCGGCGATCCCTTCTCGTTTCGGAACAGACAGAGGAAGGCACGACGGCATGGCTCGTTCGTTTAATCTATTGAGTTTTGCTGCGCGCGGTCATCGTCGGAAACCGCCGACAACGGCCGCCAACCACAGCTTTCGCTTCGAAGCGCTTGAGCCGCGAATCGCTCTTGCCGCGGACGGTCTCGTGCCGGTCGGTTACCAACCAACAGGGCCGCTGACGGGCAAGATCGTCTACACGTCGGGCGGCCACGGCATCGAGTACGAGGGCGGGTCGACCAACAACGGCTGGCTCTCCGACCGGCCAGACTACAACGAGATCGTTGAAGACTTCGGCAATCAGGACCAACTCACCTATTTTGCCGACTACCTGCTCCGCGCTGGAGCGACGGTTGTGCCGATGCGACCGGTGGGGCATCAACTAAACGAAGTGGTGCTTGATAACGACTTGCCTGCGGTGACCTACACCGGGACGTGGTCGAATAGCAGCAGTACTAGGTACTACGACGAAGACTATGGTGCAACGGCCGATACGGTTCCGTACCGTTATGCGAGCACCGCCGTCGGCGCTGAAACCGCCGTCGCTACCTATACCCCGAACATCCCCGAAGAGGGTTTCTATCCGGTTTACACGTGGGTTCTCGCGGGAACGGATCGGACGTCGCAACTCTATAAAATCAATCATACGGGCGGGCAAACGCAGATCCGCGTCGACCACAGCAAAGTTGGCAGCGGCTGGGTCTATTTGGGAACATACCACTTCGATGCAGGCAGTTCCGCCAGCATGGGCTCGGTCCAAATCAGCAACGAGGGTGCGGCCGGGAAGGTCGTCATCGCTGACGCCATTCGATTCGGCAACGGCATGGGCGACCTCCGCGAGGGCGCCGGCGGGTTCGGAACAGGAACCGTTTCGGGCTACCCGCGCGAGGACGAAAGCTCGTATTTTTGGCTCTACCGCAGCATGGGCATGGGGATCACTCCCTCGTCAGTGTTAGGAACGGGCAATGTCTCGGCGCCATCAAACATGGCGCAGTACATGAACCAGAACTCCAACCCGTTCGGAACCAGCGTTTACATCAGCTTCCATTCCAACGGCACGACGGGCGATCCGGCGACGGCGACCGCCCGCGGCGCCATGGGGCTCTACGATTCCAGCGCCGCGACCCCGCACCAGACTGACTTGGCGCTCTTCACCGGCCGACAAATTAACCAGGATCTGCAGGCGCTCAACGGCGTCTTCGAAAACAACTGGAGCAATCGAACCACCCACTCTAGTTCGGGCGACTTCGGCGAGATCGATCTCGGCCTCTCCGCCGAGATGGACGCCACCATCATTGAGGTTGGCTTCCACGACAACACGTTGGACTCGCAGATGCTCCGCGACCAGAAGGTTCGCGATCAAATCGGCCGCTCCACGTACGAAGCCGTTCTCGAATACTTCGACGCCTGGGGGGGATTGAATGCTCCCACCACGGTGGCCTCGGCGCCGAAGATTGCGTCCGCCGTTAGCAACTCGGCGGGCGAGGTGACGCTCACTTGGTCTGCCGGGCCCTCTGGAGGAGTATATGGCGCAGCGGCCACAGGCTACCGCATTTACGCCTCGGTCGATGGCTACGGCTTCGATGGCGGCACGCTCGTTTCAGGCGCCGGCACGACGACCGCAACGCTGGCCGGGTACGATCCGACCATTCCGTACTTCTTTAAGATTGTCGCCGTCAACGCCGGCGGCGAATCAAAGGCATCAGAAGTCCTGAACGTTCTGCCCAGCGGCGGGCCAAAGCAAATTCTCGTGGTCAGTGGTTTCGATCGTTTCGATCGCACGCAGAACGCCCGCTACCCGTACTACTCGCCGGCCGGAAACTTGGTCGATCGCGTTTGGGCCCGTTACAACAATAGCTTCGACTACACCGTGCAAGTCGCCGAAGCGATTCAAGCCTCGACGAGCGGCGTGCACGTCGCGAGCGCTAGCAACGAAGCGATCATCAGCGGCGCCGTCAATTTGGCCGACTACGACGCC
This sequence is a window from Lacipirellula parvula. Protein-coding genes within it:
- a CDS encoding sigma-54-dependent transcriptional regulator; protein product: MIQKLLIIDDEPNLLYSMTKALRHDSLEVLNAGTAAQGIELVRSEQPHAVILDVRLPDASGLDVFTEIHAIDPRIPVIIITAYSSMETAVEAMKRGAYEYLLKPIELDKLREHVERALEISRTNDESTILANEEPRSQQRIVGHSPAIQEVFKAIGRVAQQDITVLIQGESGCGKELIAEAICAHSARAAGPFLAINCAAISETILESELFGHEKGSFTGADRLRIGKFEQVDGGTLFLDEIGDMSGVMQAKVLRLLQDGSFQRVGSNETLRANVRIIAATNRNLEAMVAEGTFREDLYYRLRGFVIDVPPLRERLEDLEPLVSHFVSIFNRELGRQVRVVSPEAMRRLEMYRWYGNVRELQAVVKYALLHAVGDAITSGSLPPIVRGDHDETGSTAGPADGVAAIASMVRDQLARTDRNLYRDIHSAVDRILLDQVLAHVDGNQVQAAQVLGISRTTLRNRLSELEIGGSVPSRPETARD
- a CDS encoding universal stress protein, with product MPRSHEIVDWNSAGSDEASRPRPLKVLAPVNFDDDSHRSRLTAIELATQWGADVTFLHVSPRTPLVVPERTGLDAIGLLHSVLRTPAGPAASHEDQELQLRRLEGSAIRQMKRMIPDAWSGKLQASFAWRSGEVAAEIAAYALEQEIDVIVLGASDRPRPWRLSRGVTLRVIQTAPCRVLVAYPSGQASVERRSVEAAAS
- a CDS encoding DUF1559 domain-containing protein, producing MISRVGREKQRSRAFTLVELLVVIAIIGVLVALLLPAVQAAREAARRSQCTNNLKQLGLGMLNHESAKKRFAQNEQYVWNKNGTAGRRDLASHLVMVTPYVEATGLYGQIDLSPKAANVPGDQLVQGVPLRQLPLAILTCPSDDKTGVVLPDRGTGLENDWLYLADNRPGPVATTNYCGSMGAQLMGWQGCNIKTLVGYSGSVYGMSPIYPGDDWFNTTSLPNACGQTGNPRGDCPDPATISGVFGRSAWAASIREIEDGTSNTIMMGEIRPSTSGFNWVHGWTLSEGMWFATTGPINFETDPEIVGRTEICRRWDKDFSTAHGFKSRHAGGANFVFCDGSTHFLSESIDYTNYQRLGARSDSENVTESF
- a CDS encoding bestrophin family protein; the encoded protein is MERRDFWREVVALSGSVTPFILKRVAVFGLYGALVWWVATYTHVRTGLGVAPYEIIGAILALVLVLRTNSGYDRWYEGRKLWGGIVNQSRNLGVVGIAYGPDDAAWRNRFLRWTAVFPHLARHTLRGETDFSDIDDLMTPEEIEQLERADHAPLYCSLQVAQMLQSARKSEAMDGFAFMRADDQRAQLIDHIGACERILATPLAKVMSIKVRHFIFLYLAMLPLAIVDKSGMLTPFLTMLVAFPLLSLDQIGIELENPFSVRRLSHLPLGDIGDKIQRNVMALEHADDGSSEEDAADAVVSMKNGRRKFDADSQGVGHQLASAGR
- a CDS encoding glycoside hydrolase family 127 protein; this encodes MVRSYFCLALALLAVPAAAAERTGYPVTPASFEAVTLTDEFWLPRLQTQRKVLVPYSFQQTEQALGDLKVAAAILAGDKPEKLPAPERFRTSDLFKVMEGAAYLLAVERDPELERQMDKIVEVIAAAQEPDGYLHPARTLYPHLQIDMMGDGKYAYEDHSHELYICGHLYEAAVAYFHATGKRALLDVAEKNAQHVERVFFAGDPAYNDGKPVNQAPGHEEIELALVRLAEATKNPRYLKLAQRFLDIRGVTHRPEGEGVFSPTYAQQHAPVTKQTEPVGHAVRATYLYAGMADVAAMLGVNAYDEALDKIWTNIVDTRMHITGGLGAVHGIEGFGPEYDLPNADAFNETCAAVGNVFFNFRMFLLERDAKYLDVAEVALYNNVLAGVNFAGDRFFYVNPLAADGARPFNHGHAGRAPWFGTACCPTNLARLIPQVPGMIFASDDSGLYLGLYAASRTKLSLAGTPTEVVETTKYPYDGRVEVTLRPERPTKFAVRLRVPTWTADRFVPGELYHYANSNESAPPISVKVNGAEVKFQTTKGFAIVEREWQADDRIELLLPMPVRASRCRNEVAADRGRIAVTRGPLVYCAESPDNQGHVFNYLVSAENVADSANEKFVSIAGAEVLSLSVDAIRSTKAESLEAARLTLIPYFAWDNRGTASMEVWIPANEATLRANEIKVSDNAEQFKSAHASHTFDQDREAAIIDGRLPKNSFDTTIPRWTSWPERGKPQTVELELAKPTDIRTVEVYWYDDRGGVQAPESWMMETYADGQWAPFALYNTDAYGVATDQFNVVHPAAPLTAERLRLNIQPRPDAAAGILEVVVTPEN